One Leuconostoc mesenteroides subsp. mesenteroides ATCC 8293 genomic window, AACAGAAATCATGTGGAATGATGCTTCTGGAGATAGACTACGCGAATGGTTGGATGTTGATAGAAAACAATTTTACGATTCTGGTAATTTTGGATTTATTTCGATGGACTTTTATTACCCGGGGAAAGCAAAATCAGGTGATAAGCCACCGCGTGGTAGTATAGCAAAAAAGTGGCATCCAAAGCTTATTGCTTCAATGCCTAATTTGCAGTTAATTGTTTTAATCGGGTCATATGCTCAAAAATACTACCTACACTTGGCTCGCACAGAGAAAATAACTGATGTTGTTAAAAATTATAAATCTTATTTGCCAAAATATTTTCCTATCATTCACCCATCGCCAAGGAATAATATTTGGCTTAATCGTAATCCTTGGTTTGAAAAAGAGGTAGTACCTCGCTTGCAAGCCAAAGTTAGTGACACAATTAAAGAAAAGTGAAATTGTGCGACTATCTGACTGAAGTATAAAAAGATATTTATTTAAAATAAAAGGAAACAAATAATATGATAGAACAAAAAAATCATACAAAGCAGATCACTATTTTAGCAACCATCATTGCTTTCAATATTGCATTATCTTACATTGTTAAGATACCTGTCCCAGCGACAAATGGATTTGTTAACTTGGTTGAAGCTGGGATATTTTTAGCTGCCCTGCTTGGTGGTGCACGTAGTGGATTGATCGTCGGTGGCTTAAGCGGTCTGCTGTTAGATTTGCTTGCTGGTTATCCACAGTGGATGATTTTTTCTTTAATTATTCATGGGATAGAAGGATTAATCGTGGGCTATTTTGGCTATAAGAAACATATTACCAGCCAAGTCATTGGCTTAATTATTGGATCATTTATTATGGTGGTTGGGTACATGTTAGCTGGTGCTATGTTGTATAATTGGACAGCGGGATTGGCGTCAATTATCGGGAATATCGCACAAGCAGTGATGGGATTAATCGTTGCATTAGTTCTTGTTCCAGTATTTAAAAAGCTACCACAGGTTGATTTGAAAATTTAAGCTTTTTTGGTTAGCTATTGCTTTTTCCGGTTGATTGAAGACCTTGTATAAGAAGAACAACAAAAGTTACATTTATATGATATAATTACAAACGAACTGGAAAACTGGAGCTAGGGTTCCGCAATATGGTCAGTGACCGAGGGCTCCATCTTTTGAAATATTCAAAAGGCACCTATTGATATAAAAAATCCGAGGGGAAAGGTTTAGCGTTTTTACTGTACGCTGATTCTTTCCTCTTTTTTGTTGTTTTTGACTTCGGTAGAGTAATAGCTGAAAAATAACGTAAAATTCAAAACTCAATATTTTTGCTATATTGAAAAGTGCAATAAAAAAACATTAAGAGAATACGAAGAGGTAAAAGATGATGAGAAAAATTGCTTTTTTTATTTAGATGGAACGCTTTGTTCAGGTGGCGATTTACATGTCTCTTTGGAGATCAAACAAGCGTTTCAAAGCATGCGTGAGAATGAAATTGAACCTGTTATAGCAACGGGCAGAAGTTTTTACGAGGTACAGCATTTACTGACGTTTTTAGAAGTAGAAAATTACATTCTGTCTAATGGTTGCTATGTCAAATTCAAAGGAAAGCTAATTCAAAATGCGACTATGTCGATTGTTGAAATTCAGCATATATTAGCAATAGCCAATGAGTACAATATTGGTACAGGTTTTTTTAACCAGAACGGTTTTGCTCTAACAATGGATAATCCGATCGTGCAACAACATATGAGAAGTATGGGCAGTATGGATATCGAGTTCAATGAGAAGTTTTTTGTAGAACAACCTGTTAACTTTATGAATTTATATTTAAACGCCAAAACCGAGAGGGTCATTAGAGAGAAAATTATTGCAGTTTCAGATATTGAATGCTATGCGCCGTTGGCCATCGATATCCTACCTAAAGGAGTTTCTAAGGGGCAAGCAATTAATTTGTTGCTAGAAAAGGTTAGTGACAGTAGGGTGACAACTTATGCATTTGGTAATCAAAACAATGATATTTCCATGTTCAAAACGGTGAATTATGGGATGTCTATGAAAGAGTCTACAGCGGAATTAAAGAAGTTATCTAGCTATGTTGCAAAAACAGATAATGGCGTTTTGGAAGGCTTAAAACATTTTAAGTTAATATAAAAAACTTTCGAATAATCATTCAAAAGTTTTACGGTTAAAAAAATAAATGAGGCCGAACAGTGATAAAGTTAAACTACCTAAAACACTGTAGGTCCAACTACCCCAAGTGCTTACAAAA contains:
- a CDS encoding uracil-DNA glycosylase family protein — encoded protein: MTIFEDIKADKDNLTYTEKGLNPVFYTPKSAKILIIGQAPGKKVQETEIMWNDASGDRLREWLDVDRKQFYDSGNFGFISMDFYYPGKAKSGDKPPRGSIAKKWHPKLIASMPNLQLIVLIGSYAQKYYLHLARTEKITDVVKNYKSYLPKYFPIIHPSPRNNIWLNRNPWFEKEVVPRLQAKVSDTIKEK
- a CDS encoding ECF transporter S component, producing MIEQKNHTKQITILATIIAFNIALSYIVKIPVPATNGFVNLVEAGIFLAALLGGARSGLIVGGLSGLLLDLLAGYPQWMIFSLIIHGIEGLIVGYFGYKKHITSQVIGLIIGSFIMVVGYMLAGAMLYNWTAGLASIIGNIAQAVMGLIVALVLVPVFKKLPQVDLKI
- a CDS encoding Cof-type HAD-IIB family hydrolase, yielding MEKCNKKTLREYEEVKDDEKNCFFYLDGTLCSGGDLHVSLEIKQAFQSMRENEIEPVIATGRSFYEVQHLLTFLEVENYILSNGCYVKFKGKLIQNATMSIVEIQHILAIANEYNIGTGFFNQNGFALTMDNPIVQQHMRSMGSMDIEFNEKFFVEQPVNFMNLYLNAKTERVIREKIIAVSDIECYAPLAIDILPKGVSKGQAINLLLEKVSDSRVTTYAFGNQNNDISMFKTVNYGMSMKESTAELKKLSSYVAKTDNGVLEGLKHFKLI